The following proteins come from a genomic window of Aspergillus luchuensis IFO 4308 DNA, chromosome 3, nearly complete sequence:
- a CDS encoding uncharacterized protein (COG:S;~EggNog:ENOG410QDN7;~InterPro:IPR000477,IPR036397,IPR012337,IPR005135, IPR002156,IPR036691,IPR043502;~PFAM:PF00078,PF14529,PF00075;~TransMembrane:1 (o1011-1030i);~go_function: GO:0003676 - nucleic acid binding [Evidence IEA];~go_function: GO:0004523 - RNA-DNA hybrid ribonuclease activity [Evidence IEA]) — protein sequence MTATLRILQLNIMKSRAGMEALINDHQSQNLDLLLIQEPPKTAYHTHVNHSAWRLYRPTHPEIPRFRSLLYVNRRISTSSHRQIHCNHPDVVGIKIWTSELQYLVFSIYIPPIAMHEPFEASSAQEILEEIQKIIQEHTEQNSRTTKLILAGDFNRHHPAWSHRAVHHRFAQHAEELINFFQAHELQWCLAKGDITYWSLNQPGKTSVLDLTLTNDVTRLIKCQLYHDHYGSDHRGTYSEWNLQAEQTRKPKPKRAYDRADWARVAQDILRQIDPPVNIQSAQDLDYAVNNLIQTTVAALDRHVPVQAPCPYSKRWFTTDLKAQQIEVNQIRRRWQNRCALLGPNHPMTKILFEEMRQKRREWTRAIEKAKGRHWKEFLDKAGEGHLWKAATYTRPRDTYMSIPTLRVGTEEVTDNQGKAEAFLQAFFPMMAEPEPEELVNPAEELPWEPITEQEIYRSLRVAKGTTAPGRDGIPTLVWKHLWTYLKDIITMIFTKSVDLGHHPRQWRQARIVVLRKPGKPDYSAPGAYRPISLLNTLGKVLEAVMARRLSYWAEKHGLLPDTQYGGRPGRSTEQALLVLANAIDRAWAQSRIVTLIAFDLKGAFNGVYQSSLDVQLRAKGIPSKARQWISSFMEDRQASITFDDFETDDLPLGNAGLAQGSPLSPILFGFYNSDLVNQPVNSNGGASAFIDDYFRWRISSSAEENIKKIQEEDIPRIEQWARQTGASFAAEKTELIHLTRRKTAHRIGQIRMNGQVIQPADTAKLLGVIFDKELRWKEHVQRAVQRASKVNIALSGLRHLRPEQMRQLYQACVLPVLDYASTVWHKPLRDKIHLRLLETVQRTALIRILSAFRTVSTAALEVEAHMLPTHLRLKQRAQIVIARFSTLPEDHPVHDVISRARVRSTQVGNRARFPLAETLRTMNLTRLQALERIDPRPLAPWRAQSFTDIEIEPDREKAQTNALARAATPNITVFSDASGKENQLGAAAVALDHNQRIVGSRQVSIGSMEFWSVYAAELMAIYYAIGLVFQLAQKNQRSRATDAEPATILSDSMSALQVIKNSWNKSGQRIIQAIHQSAGELRARGIPLRLQWVPGHCGNPGNEAADRLAKATVGGEKRHPFRHLLSREKRYIRRNISDEWHQEWRASRNGGHLRRIDRALPANRTRRLYGSLPRNRAYLLTQLRTGHSWLATHGKQRGLRDDEKCECGATETVVHVLIDCPRLSGLRQALRRKIGGAFNNISDMLGGAGQGREGRFQDGPQDSSVLGAVLDFAEASQRFRSRAPRGRQNTTPGTGHHRP from the coding sequence CTGGTATTCTCAATCTACATCCCGCCAATAGCGATGCATGAGCCGTtcgaagccagcagcgcccaggagatactggaggaaatccagaaaattaTCCAAGAACATACAGAGCAGAATAGCCGTACGACAAAACTTATCTTAGCAGGCGACTTTAACCGTCACCACCCTGCATGGAGCCATCGCGCGGTCCATCACCGCTTCGCACAACATGCGGAGGaactgatcaacttctttcaagccCACGAGCTACAGTGGTGCCTGGCTAAAGGCGACATAACATACTGGTCCCTTAATCAACCGGGAAAGACATCAGTTCTCGACCTCACGCTTACCAACGATGTAACACGCTTGATCAAATGCCAACTCTACCACGACCACTATGGGTCAGACCACCGAGGAACATATTCGGAATGGAATCTCCAGGCAGAGCAAACTAGAAAGCCCAAACCGAAAAGGGCGTATGACCGAGCTGACTGGGCCCGAGTAGCTCAAGATATACTAAGACAGATCGACCCACCTGTGAATATTCAGTCGGCCCAGGATCTAGACTACGCGGTCAACAACCTAATCCAGACCACAGTAGCTGCCCTAGACCGACATGTGCCGGTGCAGGCCCCGTGCCCATACTCGAAGCGCTGGTTCACTACGGATCTCAAGGCCCAGCAGATTGAGGTTAACCAGATCCGGCGACGGTGGCAAAACAGATGCGCCCTGCTAGGGCCTAACCACCCAATGACGAAGATACTTTTCGAAGAAATGCGGCAGAAAAGACGAGAGTGGACCAGAGCaattgagaaagcaaaaggtAGACACTGGAAGGAATTTCTTGACAAAGCCGGCGAAGGCCATCTGTGGAAAGCAGCTACTTACACGCGGCCCCGGGATACCTACATGagcatccccaccctcaGAGTAGGCACTGAAGAGGTGACAGATAAccaagggaaagcagaggcattcctgcaagccttcttccccatgatGGCTGAACCCGAGCCAGAGGAACTGGTGAACCCCGCGGAGGAGCTACCATGGGAACCGATTACTGAACAAGAGATCTACCGGTCGCTCAGAGTGGCCAAGGGGACTACAGCCCCTGGTAGAGATGGGATCCCCACGCTTGTCTGGAAACACTTGTGGACCTAccttaaagatattatcacCATGATCTTCACGAAATCAGTGGACCTGGGCCATCACCCCAGACAATGGAGGCAGGCGCGGATTGTCGTGCTGCGGAAACCAGGCAAACCCGATTATTCAGCCCCGGGGGCATACCGACCGATCTCACTGCTCAATACCCTAGGGAAGGTCCTGGAGGCAGTCATGGCGCGCAGGCTGTCGTACTGGGCAGAGAaacatggacttcttccagatacacAGTATGGAGGCAGGCCAGGACGGAGTACAGAGCAAGCCCTGCTTGTCCTTGCCAATGCGATAGACCGAGCATGGGCACAGTCCAGAATAGTCACACTTATTGCGTTTGACCTGAAAGGCGCGTTCAACGGAGTGTACCAGTCTAGCCTGGACGTTCAACTACGGGCCAAAGGCATTCCGTCAAAGGCCCGACAATggatcagcagcttcatggaggaCCGACAAGCTAGTATCACattcgatgactttgaaacAGACGACCTTCCCCTAGGAAATGCAGGCCTGGCCCAAGGATCCCCACTCTCGCCAATCCTCTTTGGATTCTATAATTCAGATCTAGTTAATCAACCGGTCAACAGTAATGGTGGAGCATCAGCCTTCATCGATGACTACTTCCGCTGGCGGATCAGCTCGTCAGCGgaagagaatatcaagaaaatccaagaagaggaCATTCCGCGGATTGAACAATGGGCGCGTCAAACAGGCGCGTCATTTGCCGCTGAAAAAACCGAGCTGATTCACTTGACCCGACGCAAAACGGCACACAGAATCGGACAGATCCGGATGAACGGCCAGGTTATTCAACCAGCCGACACTGCCAAGCTTCTAGGAGTCATCTTTGACAAGGAGCTGCGGTGGAAAGAGCACGTACAGAGAGCAGTTcaacgagcaagcaaggtaaACATAGCCCTGAGTGGGCTACGGCACCTTCGGCCGGAACAGATGCGCCAGCTCTACCAGGCCTGCGTGCTACCAGTGCTGGATTACGCATCCACAGTCTGGCATAAACCACTCCGAGACAAGATCCATCTGAGGCTTCTTGAGACAGTTCAACGGACCGCCCTCATCCGGATCCTGTCGGCCTTCCGGACAGTATCCACGGCAGCTCTCGAAGTCGAAGCCCACATGCTGCCTACCCACCTGCGACTCAAGCAACGGGCACAGATAGTGATAGCCCGCTTCAGCACCTTACCGGAAGACCACCCAGTCCATGATGTCATCAGCCGGGCAAGAGTACGCAGCACCCAGGTCGGCAATAGGGCGCGCTTTCCCCTGGCAGAAACCCTACGAACAATGAACCTCACGCGGctgcaagccctggaaagaattgacCCCAGACCACTAGCACCTTGGCGAGCCCAATCTTTCACCGATATTGAAATTGAGCCGGATCGGGAGAAAGCACAGACCAATGCTCTAGCAAGAGCGGCCACACCCAACATTACAGTCTTTTCGGATGCCTCGGGCAAAGAGAATCAGCTAGGAGCCGCGGCGGTGGCTctcgaccacaaccagcgGATCGTAGGGTCTCgacaagtcagcattggttCGATGGAGTTCTGGTCCGTCTACGCAGCTGAGCTAATGGCGATCTACTACGCGATCGGGCTGGTTTTTCAGCTCgcgcagaagaaccagagatccagagcaacaGACGCAGAACCAGCGACAATCCTTAGTGACAGCATGTCGGCCCTGCAGGTTATCAAAAACTCCTGGAACAAATCAGGCCAGCGTATCATTCAGGCGATTCACCAGTCGGCCGGGGAGCTCAGGGCGCGAGGGATCCCACTGCGACTACAATGGGTTCCGGGTCACTGCGGCAACCCTGGAAACGAAGCAGCAGACCGCctagccaaagccacggtAGGGGGTGAAAAGAGACACCCCTTTAGACATCTTCTGTCACGAGAGAAAAGGTACATCCGCAGGAATATTAGCGACGAATGGCACCAAGAATGGAGGGCCTCTCGAAACGGAGGACATCTCCGCCGCATTGATCGGGCCCTACCGGCCAACCGGACCCGCCGGCTCTACGGCTCGCTCCCCCGAAACCGagcctacttactcacccAACTCCGGACCGGCCACTCATGGCTGGCGACACACGGAAAACAGCGCGGGCTCCGAGACGATGAgaaatgtgaatgtggggCAACGGAAACCGTGGTCCACGTGTTAATCGATTGCCCGCGGCTTAGTGGGCTACGCCAAGCCCTCCGACGGAAGATTGGAGGGGCATTCaacaatatttcagatatgctgggaggagcaggacaaggtagGGAGGGTAGGTTCCAAGATGGTCCGCAAGACAGTAGCGTCCTCGGGGCGGTcctggactttgcggaggcatcgcagagattccgaagtcgcgcgccacgagggcggcaaaacacaaccccaggcactggccaccacaggccttga
- a CDS encoding uncharacterized protein (COG:S;~EggNog:ENOG410QDN7;~InterPro:IPR000477,IPR036397,IPR012337,IPR005135, IPR002156,IPR036691,IPR043502;~PFAM:PF00078,PF14529,PF00075;~TransMembrane:1 (o1011-1030i);~go_function: GO:0003676 - nucleic acid binding [Evidence IEA];~go_function: GO:0004523 - RNA-DNA hybrid ribonuclease activity [Evidence IEA]) — MTATLRILQLNIMKSRAGMEALINDHQSQNLDLLLIQEPPKTAYHTHVNHSAWRLYRPTHPEIPRFRSLLYVNRRISTSSHRQIHCNHPDVVGIKIWTSELQYLVFSIYIPPIAMHEPFEASSAQEILEEIQKIIQEHTEQNSRTTKLILAGDFNRHHPAWSHRAVHHRFAQHAEELINFFQAHELQWCLAKGDITYWSLNQPGKTSVLDLTLTNDVTRLIKCQLYHDHYGSDHRGTYSEWNLQAEQTRKPKPKRAYDRADWARVGQDILRQIDPPVNIQSAQDLDYAVNNLIQTTVVALDRHVPVQAPCPYSKRWFTTDLKAQQIEVNQIRRRWQNRCALLGPNYPMTKILFEEMRQKRREWTRAIEKAKSKHWKGFIDKAGEGHLWKAATYMRPRDTSMSIPTLKVGTEEVTDNQGKAEAFLQAFFPMMAEPEPEELVNPAEELPWEPITEQEIYRSLRVAKGTTAPGRDGIPTLVWKHLWTYLKDIITMIFTKSVDLGHHPRQWRQARIVVLRKPGKPDYSAPGAYRPISLLNTLGKVLEAVMARRLSYWAEKHGLLPDTQYGGRPGRSTEQALLVLANAIDRAWAQSRIVTLIAFDLKGAFNGVYQSSLDVQLRAKGIPSKARQWISSFMEDRQASITFDDFETDDLPLGNAGLAQGSPLSPILFGFYNSDLVNQPVNSNGGASAFIDDYFRWRISSSAEENIKKIQEEDIPRIEQWARQTGASFAAEKTELIHLTRRKTAHRIGQIRMNGQVIQPADTAKLLGVIFDKELRWKEHVQRAVQRASKVNIALSGLRHLRPEQMRQLYQACVLPVLDYASTVWHKPLRDKIHLRLLETVQRTALIRILSAFRTVSTAALEVEAHMLPTHLRLKQRAQIVIARFSTLPEDHPVHDVISRARVRSTQVGNRARFPLAETLRTMNLTRLQALERIDPRPLAPWRAQSFTDIEIEPDREKAQTNALARAATPNITVFSDASGKENQLGAAAVALDHNQRIVGSRQVSIGSMEFWSVYAAELMAIYYAIGLVFQLAQKNQRSRATDAEPATILSDSMSALQVIKNSWNKSGQRIIQAIHQSAGELRARGIPLRLQWVPGHCGNPGNEAADRLAKATVGGEKRHPFRHLLSREKRYIRRNISDEWHQEWRASRNGGHLRRIDRALPANRTRRLYGSLPRNRAYLLTQLRTGHSWLATHGKQRGLRDDEKCECGATETVVHVLIDCPRLSGLRQALRRKIGGAFNNISDMLGGAGQGREGRFQDGPQDSSVLGAVLDFAEASQRFRSRAPRGRQNTTPGTGHHRP; from the coding sequence ATGACGGCAACCCTTCGCATCTTACagttgaacatcatgaaatcgagggcagggatggaagccctcatcaacgaccatcaaagccaaaacCTGGACCTACTTCTGATTCAGGAACCGCCAAAGACAGCATACCACACCCATGTTAACCACAGTGCTTGGCGACTCTACCGACCGACACACCCGGAAATACCGCGgttccgcagcctcctctatGTCAACCGGAGgatctccacatcatcacaccGCCAGATCCACTGCAATCACCCAGACGTGGTAGGCATCAAAATCTGGACTTCAGAACTACAGTACCTGGTATTCTCAATCTACATCCCGCCAATAGCGATGCATGAGCCGTtcgaagccagcagcgcccaggagatactggaggaaatccagaaaattaTCCAAGAACATACAGAGCAGAATAGCCGTACGACAAAACTTATCTTAGCAGGCGACTTTAACCGTCACCACCCTGCATGGAGCCATCGCGCGGTCCATCACCGCTTCGCACAACATGCGGAGGaactgatcaacttctttcaagccCACGAGCTACAGTGGTGCCTGGCTAAAGGCGACATAACATACTGGTCCCTTAATCAACCGGGAAAGACATCAGTTCTCGACCTCACGCTTACCAACGATGTAACACGCTTGATCAAATGCCAACTCTACCACGACCACTATGGGTCAGACCACCGAGGAACATATTCGGAATGGAATCTCCAGGCAGAGCAAACTAGAAAGCCCAAACCGAAAAGAGCATATGACCGAGCTGACTGGGCCCGAGTAGGCCAAGATATACTAAGACAGATTGACCCACCTGTGAATATTCAGTCGGCCCAGGATCTAGACTACGCGGTCAATAACCTAATCCAGACCACAGTAGTTGCCCTAGACCGACATGTGCCGGTGCAGGCCCCGTGCCCATACTCGAAGCGCTGGTTCACTACGGATCTCAAGGCCCAGCAGATTGAGGTTAACCAGATCCGGCGACGGTGGCAAAACAGATGCGCCCTGCTAGGGCCTAACTACCCAATGACGAAGATACTTTTTGAAGAAATGCGGCAGAAAAGACGAGAGTGGACTAGAGCaattgagaaagcaaaaagtaAACACTGGAAGGGATTTATTGACAAAGCCGGCGAAGGCCATCTGTGGAAAGCAGCTACTTATATGCGCCCCCGGGATACCTCCATGagcatccccaccctcaAAGTAGGCACTGAAGAGGTGACAGATAAccaagggaaagcagaggcattcctgcaagccttcttccccatgatGGCTGAACCCGAGCCAGAGGAACTGGTGAACCCCGCGGAGGAGCTACCATGGGAACCGATTACTGAACAAGAGATCTACCGGTCGCTCAGAGTGGCCAAGGGGACTACAGCCCCTGGTAGAGATGGGATCCCCACGCTTGTCTGGAAACACTTGTGGACCTAccttaaagatattatcacCATGATCTTCACGAAATCAGTGGACCTGGGCCATCACCCCAGACAATGGAGGCAGGCGCGGATTGTCGTGCTGCGGAAACCAGGCAAACCCGATTATTCAGCCCCGGGGGCATACCGACCGATCTCACTGCTCAATACCCTAGGGAAGGTCCTGGAGGCAGTCATGGCGCGCAGGCTGTCGTACTGGGCAGAGAaacatggacttcttccagatacacAGTATGGAGGCAGGCCAGGACGGAGTACAGAGCAAGCCCTGCTTGTCCTTGCCAATGCGATAGACCGAGCATGGGCACAGTCCAGAATAGTCACACTTATTGCGTTTGACCTGAAAGGCGCGTTCAACGGAGTGTACCAGTCTAGCCTGGACGTTCAACTACGGGCCAAAGGCATTCCGTCAAAGGCCCGACAATggatcagcagcttcatggaggaCCGACAAGCTAGTATCACattcgatgactttgaaacAGACGACCTTCCCCTAGGAAATGCAGGCCTGGCCCAAGGATCCCCACTCTCGCCAATCCTCTTTGGATTCTATAATTCAGATCTAGTTAATCAACCGGTCAACAGTAATGGTGGAGCATCAGCCTTCATCGATGACTACTTCCGCTGGCGGATCAGCTCGTCAGCGgaagagaatatcaagaaaatccaagaagaggaCATTCCGCGGATTGAACAATGGGCGCGTCAAACAGGCGCGTCATTTGCCGCTGAAAAAACCGAGCTGATTCACTTGACCCGACGCAAAACGGCACACAGAATCGGACAGATCCGGATGAACGGCCAGGTTATTCAACCAGCCGACACTGCCAAGCTTCTAGGAGTCATCTTTGACAAGGAGCTGCGGTGGAAAGAGCACGTACAGAGAGCAGTTcaacgagcaagcaaggtaaACATAGCCCTGAGTGGGCTACGGCACCTTCGGCCGGAACAGATGCGCCAGCTCTACCAGGCCTGCGTGCTACCAGTGCTGGATTACGCATCCACAGTCTGGCATAAACCACTCCGAGACAAGATCCATCTGAGGCTTCTTGAGACAGTTCAACGGACCGCCCTCATCCGGATCCTGTCGGCCTTCCGGACAGTATCCACGGCAGCTCTCGAAGTCGAAGCCCACATGCTGCCTACCCACCTGCGACTCAAGCAACGGGCACAGATAGTGATAGCCCGCTTCAGCACCTTACCGGAAGACCACCCAGTCCATGATGTCATCAGCCGGGCAAGAGTACGCAGCACCCAGGTCGGCAATAGGGCGCGCTTTCCCCTGGCAGAAACCCTACGAACAATGAACCTCACGCGGctgcaagccctggaaagaattgacCCCAGACCACTAGCACCTTGGCGAGCCCAATCTTTCACCGATATTGAAATTGAGCCGGATCGGGAGAAAGCACAGACCAATGCTCTAGCAAGAGCGGCCACACCCAACATTACAGTCTTTTCGGATGCCTCGGGCAAAGAGAATCAGCTAGGAGCCGCGGCGGTGGCTctcgaccacaaccagcgGATCGTAGGGTCTCgacaagtcagcattggttCGATGGAGTTCTGGTCCGTCTACGCAGCTGAGCTAATGGCGATCTACTACGCGATCGGGCTGGTTTTTCAGCTCgcgcagaagaaccagagatccagagcaacaGACGCAGAACCAGCGACAATCCTTAGTGACAGCATGTCGGCCCTGCAGGTTATCAAAAACTCCTGGAACAAATCAGGCCAGCGTATCATTCAGGCGATTCACCAGTCGGCCGGGGAGCTCAGGGCGCGAGGGATCCCACTGCGACTACAATGGGTTCCGGGTCACTGCGGCAACCCTGGAAACGAAGCAGCAGACCGCctagccaaagccacggtAGGGGGTGAAAAGAGACACCCCTTTAGACATCTTCTGTCACGAGAGAAAAGGTACATCCGCAGGAATATTAGCGACGAATGGCACCAAGAATGGAGGGCCTCTCGAAACGGAGGACATCTCCGCCGCATTGATCGGGCCCTACCGGCCAACCGGACCCGCCGGCTCTACGGCTCGCTCCCCCGAAACCGagcctacttactcacccAACTCCGGACCGGCCACTCATGGCTGGCGACACACGGAAAACAGCGCGGGCTCCGAGACGATGAgaaatgtgaatgtggggCAACGGAAACCGTGGTCCACGTGTTAATCGATTGCCCGCGGCTTAGTGGGCTACGCCAAGCCCTCCGACGGAAGATTGGAGGGGCATTCaacaatatttcagatatgctgggaggagcaggacaaggtagGGAGGGTAGGTTCCAAGATGGTCCGCAAGACAGTAGCGTCCTCGGGGCGGTcctggactttgcggaggcatcgcagagattccgaagtcgcgcgccacgagggcggcaaaacacaaccccaggcactggccaccacaggccttga